Proteins co-encoded in one Longimicrobium sp. genomic window:
- a CDS encoding uracil-DNA glycosylase, with protein MLKVIENEVVACRRCARLVEWREQVAREKRRAYRNEEYWGRPIPGFGDPAARLLILGLAPAAHGGNRTGRVFTGDRSGDWLYAALHRAGFANQPTSTHRGDGLAVTDAWITAAVKCAPPDNKPLPDERDACFPFAVAELAALPNLRAIVCLGKFAWDGALRLLRDAGHALPTPLPKFGHAAEARLASGLTLIGSYHPSQQNTFTGRLTEPMLDAVFTAARRAIDEDGG; from the coding sequence ATGCTGAAGGTCATCGAAAACGAAGTGGTCGCCTGCCGCCGGTGCGCGCGGCTGGTGGAGTGGCGCGAGCAGGTGGCGCGCGAGAAGCGGCGCGCGTACCGCAACGAGGAGTACTGGGGGCGGCCGATCCCGGGCTTCGGCGACCCCGCGGCGCGGCTGCTGATCCTGGGGCTGGCCCCGGCGGCGCACGGCGGCAACCGCACCGGCCGCGTGTTCACCGGCGACCGCAGCGGCGACTGGCTGTACGCGGCGCTGCACCGCGCGGGCTTCGCCAACCAGCCCACCAGCACGCACCGCGGCGACGGCCTGGCGGTGACGGACGCGTGGATCACCGCCGCGGTGAAGTGCGCGCCACCCGACAACAAGCCGCTCCCCGACGAGCGCGACGCCTGCTTCCCGTTCGCCGTGGCCGAGCTGGCGGCGCTGCCGAACCTGCGGGCCATCGTCTGCCTGGGGAAGTTCGCGTGGGATGGCGCCCTGCGCCTTCTGCGCGACGCCGGCCACGCGCTCCCCACGCCGCTGCCGAAGTTCGGGCACGCGGCCGAGGCGCGGCTGGCGTCGGGGCTCACGCTCATCGGCTCGTACCACCCCAGCCAGCAGAACACCTTCACCGGCCGCCTGACCGAGCCCATGCTCGACGCCGTCTTCACCGCCGCGCGCCGGGCGATCGACGAGGACGGGGGATGA
- the yhbY gene encoding ribosome assembly RNA-binding protein YhbY: MAITPKQRAFLKSQAHHLKPVAFVGKEGVSDATIRSIQEALNTRELIKVKVLEASPLHVREAGAELEQRIDDLQLVQTIGRIAVLYRRHPEKPEIELP; encoded by the coding sequence GTGGCGATCACCCCCAAGCAGCGCGCGTTCCTCAAGAGCCAGGCGCACCACCTGAAGCCCGTGGCCTTCGTGGGCAAGGAGGGCGTGAGCGATGCCACCATCCGCTCCATCCAGGAGGCGCTGAACACCCGCGAGCTGATCAAGGTGAAGGTGCTCGAAGCCTCGCCGCTGCACGTGCGCGAGGCCGGCGCCGAGCTGGAGCAGCGCATCGACGACCTGCAGCTGGTGCAGACCATCGGCCGCATTGCCGTGCTCTACCGCCGCCACCCCGAGAAGCCGGAGATCGAGCTTCCATAG
- a CDS encoding DUF423 domain-containing protein, whose amino-acid sequence MERTFWRLGCAFGFLGVAAGAFGAHALRSRVPAELLAVFETGARYQMYHALALLAVALVAGRAPSKAARAAGWLFAAGIVVFSGSLYLLALTGVRVLGAVTPLGGLCFLGGWIALALAARAPAAD is encoded by the coding sequence ATGGAGCGGACGTTCTGGAGACTGGGGTGCGCGTTCGGGTTCCTGGGCGTGGCGGCGGGGGCGTTCGGCGCGCACGCGCTGCGCAGCCGGGTGCCGGCGGAGCTGCTGGCGGTGTTCGAGACCGGCGCGCGCTACCAGATGTATCACGCGCTGGCCCTGCTGGCCGTCGCGCTGGTGGCGGGGCGCGCGCCCTCCAAGGCCGCGCGGGCGGCGGGGTGGCTGTTCGCGGCGGGGATCGTGGTGTTTTCCGGCAGCCTGTACCTGCTGGCGCTCACCGGCGTCCGCGTCCTGGGGGCCGTCACCCCGCTGGGCGGGCTCTGCTTCCTGGGAGGATGGATCGCGCTGGCGCTCGCGGCCCGCGCACCGGCGGCGGATTGA
- a CDS encoding L,D-transpeptidase, whose protein sequence is MARRVTRAGIEDRRNYTPPGRLRRIAHDYRGTTVALLLGVLIAAGLFAATSAMAVNARLDRRVAEMVATRDERSMEFMRRREAEITQQVAQRERSLARKEEELAPRDRPYLVVSLAERRVLYLKGDDTLFKAPVAIGSGETMVIDGVTKRFQTPRGKMSITAKELDPVWVPPNWHYVQIARRNGLGIVDMSDAPPNALNGRFPPGQVPISGGKVIIPPWGSPQRAMRGTLGAAKLEMYDGYYFHGTDNPNSVGDAASHGCLRMLRDDILWMYHHIPVGTPVYIY, encoded by the coding sequence ATGGCCAGACGAGTGACGCGCGCGGGGATCGAGGACCGGCGCAACTACACCCCGCCGGGGCGGCTGCGGCGGATCGCGCACGACTACCGCGGGACCACGGTGGCGCTGCTGCTGGGCGTGCTGATCGCGGCGGGGCTGTTCGCCGCCACCAGCGCCATGGCGGTGAACGCGCGGCTGGACCGGCGCGTGGCCGAGATGGTGGCCACGCGCGACGAGCGCTCGATGGAGTTCATGCGCCGCCGCGAGGCCGAGATCACGCAGCAGGTGGCGCAGCGCGAGCGGTCGCTGGCGCGCAAGGAAGAGGAGCTTGCGCCGCGCGACCGGCCGTACCTGGTGGTGTCGCTGGCCGAGCGCCGCGTGCTGTACCTGAAGGGCGACGACACGCTGTTCAAGGCCCCCGTCGCCATCGGCTCGGGCGAGACGATGGTGATCGACGGCGTGACCAAGCGCTTCCAGACGCCGCGCGGGAAGATGTCGATCACCGCCAAGGAGCTGGACCCGGTGTGGGTTCCGCCCAACTGGCACTACGTGCAGATCGCGCGGCGCAACGGGCTGGGGATCGTGGACATGAGCGACGCGCCGCCCAACGCGCTGAACGGCCGCTTCCCGCCGGGACAGGTGCCCATCAGCGGCGGCAAGGTCATCATTCCGCCCTGGGGCAGCCCGCAGCGCGCCATGCGCGGCACGCTGGGCGCCGCCAAGCTGGAGATGTACGACGGCTACTACTTCCACGGAACCGACAACCCGAACTCCGTGGGCGACGCCGCCAGCCACGGGTGCCTGCGCATGCTCCGCGACGACATCCTGTGGATGTACCACCACATCCCCGTCGGCACCCCGGTGTACATCTACTGA
- a CDS encoding sensor domain-containing diguanylate cyclase: MHVATHPSVQLPEIHLEPGAWPSASEIAHLFSAIPLLATTDEVAAACVEAARRVARCPCSLAVPTRPVPLSVGDDRDGMSPRLRFPAPGGEGELWTPDATELPPEVRDALAEHLTRVWQVQELRAGQAAELDQLRFHLTALQQVARTLSVVRSLEETERLVLDSVGEVFFAWWAALYHTDGEQYTCRAVRSLRGESVAYAIPARVVRSVAMPGQPPVVPPQDAEIRDHVPAEVAVVAPLDFGDGDAGLLILGRRMTEAPYEAHDLALLRALADSSAIALRNAELLDRLRAQATIDPLTGCHNRRGFDEILGVEFSRAKRYGRPLTLVLLDIDHFKTVNDQYGHEVGDNALQRIGRAVRHTFRSTDSACRYGGEEFALIFPETGKDEGARLAERLRILIETLPPNAEVPRSLTASFGVSAFPDDGSDISALIRAADRALYLAKANGRNRVEPA; encoded by the coding sequence ATGCACGTCGCCACCCATCCGAGCGTGCAGCTCCCCGAGATCCACCTCGAGCCCGGCGCCTGGCCGAGCGCATCCGAGATCGCGCACCTGTTCTCGGCCATCCCGCTGCTGGCCACCACCGACGAGGTGGCGGCCGCCTGCGTGGAGGCCGCGCGCCGCGTCGCGCGCTGTCCCTGCTCGCTGGCTGTTCCCACGCGCCCCGTGCCCCTTTCCGTAGGCGACGACCGCGACGGGATGTCGCCGCGGCTGCGCTTTCCCGCGCCCGGCGGCGAGGGCGAGCTGTGGACGCCGGACGCCACGGAGCTCCCCCCCGAGGTGCGCGACGCGCTGGCCGAGCACCTGACGCGCGTGTGGCAGGTGCAGGAGCTGCGCGCCGGGCAGGCGGCCGAGCTGGACCAGCTGCGCTTCCACCTGACCGCGCTGCAGCAGGTGGCCCGCACGCTGTCGGTGGTGCGCAGCCTGGAAGAGACGGAGCGGCTGGTGCTGGACTCGGTGGGCGAGGTGTTCTTCGCCTGGTGGGCGGCGCTGTACCACACCGACGGCGAGCAGTACACCTGCCGCGCCGTGCGCTCGCTGCGCGGCGAGTCGGTGGCCTACGCCATCCCCGCGCGGGTGGTGCGGTCCGTCGCCATGCCGGGGCAGCCGCCGGTGGTGCCGCCGCAGGACGCCGAGATCCGCGACCACGTGCCCGCCGAGGTGGCGGTGGTGGCGCCGCTGGACTTCGGCGACGGCGACGCGGGGCTGCTGATCCTGGGGCGGCGGATGACCGAGGCGCCGTACGAGGCGCACGACCTGGCGCTGCTGCGGGCGCTGGCGGACTCGTCGGCCATCGCGCTGCGCAACGCCGAGCTGCTGGACCGGCTGCGCGCGCAGGCCACCATCGACCCGCTCACCGGCTGCCACAACCGCCGCGGCTTCGACGAGATCCTGGGGGTGGAGTTCTCGCGCGCCAAGCGCTACGGGCGCCCGCTCACGCTGGTGCTGCTGGACATCGACCACTTCAAGACGGTGAACGACCAGTACGGCCACGAGGTGGGCGACAACGCGCTGCAGCGCATCGGGCGCGCGGTGCGCCACACCTTCCGCAGCACCGACAGCGCCTGCCGCTACGGCGGCGAGGAGTTCGCGCTGATCTTTCCGGAAACGGGGAAGGACGAGGGCGCGCGTCTGGCCGAGCGGCTGCGCATCCTGATCGAGACACTGCCGCCCAACGCCGAGGTGCCGCGGTCGCTGACCGCCAGCTTCGGCGTCTCCGCCTTCCCCGACGACGGGAGCGACATCTCCGCGCTGATCCGCGCGGCGGACCGGGCGCTGTACCTGGCCAAGGCGAACGGGCGGAACCGGGTGGAGCCGGCGTAG